In a single window of the Luteolibacter yonseiensis genome:
- the rplS gene encoding 50S ribosomal protein L19 gives MHIIKKIESEQLKQDVAEFNVGDTVKVHCRVVEGGKERVQIFAGLVIARGGSGVNASFTVRKISYGEGVERVFPLHTPRIAKIEVTNRGKVRRAKLHYLRERVGKRALLVKSAD, from the coding sequence ATGCACATCATTAAGAAGATCGAGTCAGAGCAATTGAAGCAAGACGTCGCCGAGTTCAACGTCGGTGACACCGTGAAGGTTCATTGCCGCGTTGTTGAAGGTGGTAAAGAGCGTGTCCAGATCTTCGCTGGCCTCGTGATCGCCCGTGGCGGTTCCGGCGTGAACGCCTCGTTCACCGTTCGCAAGATTTCCTACGGCGAGGGCGTCGAGCGCGTCTTCCCTCTCCACACCCCCCGTATCGCCAAGATCGAGGTCACGAACCGTGGCAAGGTCCGCCGCGCGAAACTGCACTACCTCCGCGAGCGCGTGGGCAAGCGCGCCCTCCTCGTGAAGAGCGCCGACTGA
- the hisI gene encoding phosphoribosyl-AMP cyclohydrolase, with translation MDTQNVFALRGGKAEIEEGADFAPKFDADGLIPAMAVDATTKEPLMLAYMNAESLRRTLEIGEAVYWSRSRKEFWHKGATSGHIQRVVEIRTDCDQDALVVVVEQIGAGACHTGRNSCFYRKVVPATAGGTAKLEQIGGEKSFDPAAVYGKH, from the coding sequence ATGGATACGCAGAACGTGTTTGCCCTGCGGGGTGGTAAGGCGGAGATCGAGGAAGGCGCTGATTTCGCCCCGAAATTCGACGCGGACGGCCTCATCCCTGCGATGGCGGTGGATGCGACGACGAAGGAGCCGCTGATGCTGGCTTACATGAACGCGGAGTCGCTGCGCCGCACTCTGGAGATCGGCGAAGCGGTGTACTGGTCCCGCTCGCGCAAGGAATTCTGGCACAAGGGAGCGACCTCCGGTCACATCCAACGGGTCGTGGAGATCCGGACGGACTGCGATCAGGACGCCCTGGTCGTCGTCGTCGAGCAGATCGGCGCGGGAGCCTGCCACACGGGCCGGAACTCGTGTTTTTACCGGAAAGTGGTGCCTGCGACGGCGGGCGGCACGGCGAAATTGGAGCAGATCGGGGGCGAAAAATCGTTCGATCCGGCGGCCGTTTATGGGAAACACTGA
- a CDS encoding putative toxin-antitoxin system toxin component, PIN family, with protein sequence MPPRIVVDTNVFIGAILSPAGQNREILRACLSGRVRAIMGAALFHEYEDLLSRPELMAKSPIPKDEQLALFDALLSVADWIKVYYLWRPNLPDEADNHLIELALAGSAEAIVTHNLKGLLHGQLRFPELKIQTPAQFISTLP encoded by the coding sequence ATGCCTCCCCGCATAGTTGTGGATACCAATGTTTTCATCGGCGCCATCTTGAGCCCGGCTGGCCAAAATCGGGAAATCCTGAGAGCCTGCCTCTCAGGCAGGGTTCGTGCGATCATGGGGGCCGCCCTTTTCCATGAATACGAGGACTTGCTTTCACGACCTGAACTGATGGCGAAAAGCCCCATTCCGAAAGATGAGCAGTTGGCGCTTTTCGACGCGTTGCTTTCTGTGGCGGATTGGATCAAAGTGTATTACCTCTGGCGGCCGAACCTCCCTGACGAGGCAGACAACCACCTTATCGAACTCGCGCTCGCAGGCTCAGCCGAAGCAATCGTCACCCACAATCTCAAAGGTCTCCTTCACGGACAGTTACGTTTCCCCGAGCTTAAAATACAGACTCCGGCCCAATTCATATCCACACTCCCATGA
- a CDS encoding glycoside hydrolase family 43 protein: MKKFIAFGFLALSVCVFGKETKPATAIRPGEVWLDTDGKMVNAHGGGILFHAGTYYWYGEIKEGKTYLPEVNKSWGGTRVDVVGVSCYSSKDLLAWKNEGNVLPAVPGTDLDPKLVLERPKVVYNAKTKKFVLWFHSDSLNYAAAKAGVATSDSPTGPFTYHGSFRPHANQWPVGVTEEQKADEKSQLVKDFSVGQMVRDLTVFVDDDGKAYLFAASEGNPTMQISELTEDYLKTTGKYIRICEGRSMEAPAVFKREGKYHMIASGCTAWAPNAARSVVADSIWGPWKELENPCKGEKADISFFSQSTYVLPVHGKPDQFIFMGDRWIKDDLADSRYIWLPITFTEKGQPEIRWHDSWSIR; encoded by the coding sequence ATGAAAAAATTCATCGCCTTCGGGTTTTTAGCTCTTTCTGTCTGTGTTTTCGGGAAAGAAACCAAGCCCGCCACCGCAATCCGCCCCGGCGAGGTGTGGCTGGATACCGATGGTAAAATGGTCAACGCCCACGGCGGCGGCATCCTTTTCCATGCGGGCACCTATTACTGGTATGGGGAGATCAAGGAGGGAAAGACCTACCTTCCCGAGGTGAACAAGTCCTGGGGCGGCACCCGGGTCGATGTCGTCGGGGTCTCCTGCTATTCCTCGAAGGATCTGCTTGCCTGGAAAAACGAGGGAAACGTCCTGCCTGCCGTCCCCGGTACGGATCTCGACCCGAAGCTCGTGCTCGAACGCCCCAAGGTCGTCTATAATGCCAAAACGAAGAAATTCGTCCTCTGGTTCCACAGTGATTCCCTGAACTACGCCGCTGCGAAGGCGGGCGTCGCCACCAGTGACTCGCCCACCGGTCCCTTCACCTACCATGGCAGTTTCCGGCCGCATGCGAACCAATGGCCGGTCGGCGTCACCGAAGAGCAGAAAGCGGACGAAAAGAGCCAGCTGGTGAAGGATTTCTCCGTCGGTCAGATGGTCCGCGACCTTACCGTCTTCGTGGATGACGATGGAAAAGCCTACCTTTTCGCCGCGTCCGAGGGGAATCCCACCATGCAGATCTCCGAACTCACCGAAGACTATTTGAAAACCACCGGAAAATACATCCGCATCTGTGAAGGCCGTTCGATGGAAGCTCCCGCGGTTTTCAAGCGCGAGGGCAAATATCACATGATCGCCTCCGGCTGCACCGCATGGGCGCCGAACGCCGCCCGCTCGGTCGTGGCCGACAGCATCTGGGGTCCGTGGAAGGAACTCGAAAATCCCTGCAAGGGTGAAAAGGCCGACATTTCCTTTTTCTCCCAATCCACCTACGTCCTTCCCGTCCACGGCAAGCCGGACCAGTTCATCTTCATGGGGGACCGCTGGATCAAGGACGACCTCGCCGACTCCCGTTATATCTGGCTGCCCATCACGTTCACCGAAAAGGGCCAGCCGGAAATCCGCTGGCATGACTCCTGGAGCATCAGGTAA
- a CDS encoding amidase, producing the protein MIFLKCHHLWRNRLSAAAAIGLGISAAHADKTVPFVLEDSTMEDVQKAMDAGALTSVELSLLYMNRIEAYDRNGLTLNTVPAINPRLIAEAARADRLRANGQKLGPLQGIPFTAKGSFNFEGLPNTDGITAWADLYPQESCFVIDKLQDAGAVFLGHANLDAFQSSTSQALSQVWGLARNPYNPEFRTGGSSGGSGAATGGNLSFFSLGGETGGSVRSPSDRGGIVGIKTSNALISVRGLAPLAWDRDVVGPMARHAQDTAHIMDAATVTDPDDIWASVDVIPGRAKPTGYSATAASTTLAGKRLGVPVNMLGNSTGSVADEIRALFAQARADLQAAGATIVEVTVPPELDISFTGRRASVPQSVLVPPTRKLYSPVNTDLTGNMVGSSRGYPFKTFLEAVLATPADTPETLHSKVVARISPVTQLTQSSRDAIANKTTFGPTAPDAVEHFLAVRYQILDYEAFLAANNLDALIMPTAPVKTSTGITLPPISRALVNSFSNPFVTVPMGTVNIPLNATTTAEPSTLGFMGRFWGDDKVLGIAAAYEAATRHRVNSPLVPPLEGENFNYVVKEIVPPIHPPIINLQSKAVVKGKGKNLRLVVSGTITKDASLKSIKVTIGGKRVPVSGMAKWNAVIGLGDLQKRINSRSNTVSVTVLVKDSVGNTSAVIRNVKLPNLKKLVRL; encoded by the coding sequence ATGATCTTTTTAAAATGCCATCACCTGTGGCGGAACCGTCTTTCCGCGGCCGCTGCGATCGGATTGGGAATCTCCGCGGCCCATGCGGACAAGACGGTGCCCTTCGTTTTGGAAGACTCCACCATGGAAGATGTCCAGAAAGCCATGGACGCAGGGGCGCTCACCAGCGTGGAGCTGTCCTTGCTCTATATGAACCGGATCGAGGCATACGACCGCAACGGACTCACGTTGAACACGGTTCCCGCCATCAATCCCCGTCTCATCGCGGAAGCCGCGCGGGCCGACCGCCTGCGTGCCAACGGTCAAAAACTGGGCCCGTTGCAAGGCATCCCGTTCACCGCGAAAGGCAGCTTCAATTTCGAAGGGCTTCCGAATACCGACGGGATCACCGCATGGGCGGACCTGTATCCACAGGAGTCTTGTTTCGTCATCGACAAACTCCAGGATGCGGGAGCGGTGTTCCTCGGCCACGCCAATCTCGACGCGTTCCAGTCGTCCACTTCCCAAGCGCTGTCCCAGGTATGGGGACTCGCAAGGAATCCTTATAATCCGGAGTTCCGCACCGGCGGGAGCAGTGGTGGTTCCGGCGCGGCCACCGGCGGCAACCTTTCCTTCTTCTCTCTCGGTGGCGAGACCGGAGGTTCCGTCCGCAGCCCCTCCGACCGGGGCGGTATCGTGGGCATCAAGACCAGCAACGCGCTCATCTCGGTGAGAGGGCTCGCTCCCCTCGCGTGGGATCGGGACGTGGTGGGACCGATGGCCCGCCATGCGCAGGACACCGCGCACATCATGGATGCCGCCACGGTCACGGACCCCGATGACATCTGGGCTTCGGTGGACGTGATCCCCGGCCGCGCCAAGCCGACCGGCTACTCCGCCACCGCCGCTTCCACGACTCTCGCGGGCAAACGCCTCGGCGTCCCGGTGAACATGCTGGGGAACTCCACAGGCAGCGTCGCGGATGAGATCCGCGCCCTCTTCGCCCAAGCCCGAGCGGACCTCCAGGCCGCGGGCGCGACCATCGTGGAAGTGACGGTGCCGCCCGAACTGGACATCTCCTTCACCGGACGCAGGGCCTCCGTTCCCCAGTCCGTGCTGGTCCCTCCGACCCGGAAACTCTACTCTCCGGTGAACACCGATCTCACGGGAAACATGGTCGGCAGCTCGCGGGGCTATCCGTTCAAGACTTTCCTCGAGGCTGTGCTGGCAACTCCGGCCGACACTCCGGAGACCCTCCACAGCAAGGTGGTCGCGAGGATTTCGCCGGTGACCCAGCTCACCCAGTCCTCGCGTGACGCCATCGCGAACAAGACCACCTTCGGACCGACCGCGCCGGACGCGGTCGAGCATTTCCTCGCGGTCCGCTATCAGATCCTGGACTACGAGGCGTTCCTCGCCGCGAACAATCTCGACGCGCTCATCATGCCGACGGCTCCGGTCAAGACCAGCACGGGTATCACCCTTCCACCCATCTCGCGGGCACTGGTGAACTCCTTCTCCAACCCCTTCGTCACCGTCCCCATGGGCACCGTCAACATTCCCTTGAACGCCACCACCACGGCGGAGCCCAGCACGCTGGGTTTCATGGGACGCTTCTGGGGTGATGACAAGGTGCTGGGAATCGCGGCCGCATATGAGGCCGCCACCCGCCATCGGGTGAATTCGCCACTTGTCCCTCCCCTTGAAGGTGAGAACTTCAACTATGTGGTGAAGGAGATCGTCCCGCCGATCCATCCTCCGATCATCAACCTCCAGAGCAAGGCGGTTGTCAAAGGCAAGGGCAAGAACCTGCGGCTGGTGGTTTCCGGCACGATCACCAAGGATGCGTCGCTGAAATCCATCAAGGTCACCATCGGCGGCAAACGTGTTCCTGTCAGCGGCATGGCCAAATGGAATGCGGTGATCGGTCTGGGTGACCTGCAGAAACGGATCAACTCCCGTTCGAACACCGTCAGCGTCACCGTTCTGGTGAAGGACAGCGTGGGCAACACCAGCGCCGTGATCCGCAACGTCAAGCTCCCCAATCTGAAAAAACTGGTCCGTCTTTAA